In Alkalihalobacillus sp. TS-13, the following are encoded in one genomic region:
- a CDS encoding transglutaminase family protein produces MKYRVTQHTHYTYEQPVSQSINQFRLKPIDDVKQECISFKKEITPNVPSYVHYDYWGNHVETFYAWEDHDELLLMTTSEVMIDPYAFKEAYAFSSQMKDALVSNAFREQYAEFLMKTDYTTLSDEICKEITDPLWNQCDDPFEFVKLVNKYIYDTFTYTPGSTTVNTTASEALENKVGVCQDYTHLMLALCRSRGIPARYVSGYLYIGENSAMRGDAATHAWVEIKLPTAGWIGFDPTNNVLVKDQHIRIAVGRDYGDIVPLKGVYHGGVQKLDVKVSVYALEENVTA; encoded by the coding sequence ATGAAATACAGGGTCACCCAGCATACACACTACACATACGAGCAACCAGTGAGCCAGAGCATCAATCAATTCCGGCTGAAGCCGATTGATGACGTGAAACAGGAATGCATTTCTTTTAAAAAAGAGATTACCCCGAACGTCCCGTCGTATGTCCATTACGATTATTGGGGCAATCACGTGGAGACGTTCTATGCATGGGAGGACCATGATGAGCTTTTGCTCATGACGACATCTGAAGTGATGATCGATCCGTACGCTTTCAAGGAGGCTTATGCGTTCAGCTCCCAGATGAAGGACGCACTGGTCTCAAACGCGTTCAGGGAACAGTATGCAGAGTTTTTGATGAAGACGGATTACACGACGCTTTCTGATGAGATATGTAAGGAAATTACCGACCCGTTATGGAACCAATGCGATGATCCTTTTGAATTCGTAAAACTGGTGAACAAGTATATATACGATACTTTCACCTACACGCCTGGGTCGACGACGGTAAACACGACCGCTTCGGAAGCTCTGGAAAATAAGGTCGGAGTCTGCCAGGATTACACCCATTTAATGCTGGCGTTATGTCGATCACGTGGAATCCCTGCCCGATATGTGAGTGGTTATCTGTATATCGGTGAAAATTCAGCCATGCGCGGTGATGCTGCTACGCATGCCTGGGTCGAGATAAAGCTTCCGACGGCCGGCTGGATCGGTTTCGACCCGACGAATAACGTCCTTGTAAAAGATCAGCATATCCGTATCGCGGTCGGACGTGATTATGGAGACATCGTCCCGTTGAAGGGTGTCTACCACGGAGGCGTTCAGAAACTTGATGTGAAGGTCAGCGTTTATGCGTTAGAGGAAAATGTAACAGCTTGA
- a CDS encoding DUF1028 domain-containing protein, with product MYTGKIPKDLVATFSIVGFDPETEELGIAVQSKFIGVGSVVPWAKAGVGAVATQSFANTSYGPKGLEHMASGKSAEETIRLLTEKDEQRELRQVGIVDAKGNPATFTGKECYDWAGGRTGKHYAAQGNILVNQETVDQMGAAFESTTGTLAQCLLTALNAGQHAGGDSRGKQSAALLIVKDKGGYGGYNDRSIDLRVDDHKEPIKELIRIHDLHQLYFSRSKEEKIAEVKGDVFQQLAFELERLGYLERSDEHSEDAVLDALRVLIHQENFEEREQKRGYIDLEILDFMKKTQ from the coding sequence ATGTATACAGGGAAGATTCCGAAGGATTTGGTAGCTACGTTTTCTATTGTCGGTTTTGATCCAGAAACAGAAGAGCTAGGTATTGCGGTTCAGTCGAAGTTCATCGGTGTGGGATCTGTTGTTCCATGGGCGAAAGCGGGGGTCGGGGCGGTGGCGACACAGTCGTTCGCTAACACGTCTTACGGCCCGAAAGGTCTTGAGCATATGGCGTCAGGTAAGTCTGCTGAAGAAACGATCAGATTATTGACGGAAAAAGATGAGCAGCGGGAGCTCCGCCAGGTCGGAATCGTTGATGCAAAGGGGAATCCCGCGACTTTTACGGGTAAGGAGTGCTATGATTGGGCTGGCGGCCGTACGGGTAAGCATTATGCTGCGCAAGGGAACATTCTCGTCAATCAGGAAACCGTCGATCAGATGGGAGCGGCGTTCGAGAGCACCACAGGCACCTTGGCTCAATGCCTTCTCACTGCTCTTAACGCTGGCCAACATGCTGGTGGAGATAGCCGTGGAAAGCAGTCCGCAGCCCTCTTAATCGTGAAGGATAAAGGCGGTTATGGCGGCTACAATGACCGTTCCATCGATCTTCGTGTCGACGATCACAAGGAACCGATCAAAGAATTGATCCGCATCCATGATCTACATCAGCTTTATTTTTCACGATCAAAAGAAGAGAAGATCGCCGAGGTAAAAGGAGATGTTTTCCAGCAGCTCGCGTTTGAGCTTGAGCGACTTGGCTATCTTGAAAGAAGCGACGAACATTCCGAGGACGCCGTTTTGGACGCCTTGCGCGTGCTCATCCATCAGGAGAATTTTGAAGAACGCGAACAGAAACGAGGATACATCGACTTGGAGATCCTCGACTTCATGAAAAAAACGCAATAA
- a CDS encoding M23 family metallopeptidase: MREEEKQKNPLKAKWYKKKRWVYPAVYLGFAAVILASVLWYQNSIGDKLNDEADPIGFEDQDSVPVMSDSEVLKSPVSDDVTVQRKFYDSKASEAEQEAALVFYNNTYFQNKGINYATESGEPFDVMASLSGKVVDAGQDPLVGYFVHIEHDNGVMTHYSSLENLQVEKGDTVKQGDVLGTAGMSLLDKEAQVHAHFEVRKDGVAVNPEEYFNKTVTDIPAQKQEVNETLTDEETDADAKEEADVDSDEENVNPSSETQNDDAQPKENSVEDEDQSGA; the protein is encoded by the coding sequence ATGAGAGAAGAAGAAAAACAAAAAAATCCTCTTAAGGCAAAGTGGTACAAAAAGAAGCGTTGGGTTTATCCGGCAGTATATCTTGGGTTTGCAGCAGTGATTTTGGCATCTGTTCTTTGGTATCAAAATAGTATTGGAGATAAACTAAATGATGAAGCAGATCCAATCGGTTTTGAAGACCAAGATTCAGTACCAGTAATGTCAGATTCAGAAGTACTTAAGTCACCAGTTTCAGATGACGTCACAGTGCAAAGAAAGTTCTATGACAGTAAAGCATCTGAAGCAGAACAAGAAGCAGCTCTCGTATTCTATAATAATACCTACTTCCAGAATAAAGGAATCAACTATGCGACTGAGAGCGGTGAACCTTTTGATGTAATGGCAAGCTTGAGTGGTAAAGTTGTAGATGCTGGTCAGGATCCGCTAGTAGGATACTTCGTCCACATCGAACACGATAACGGTGTAATGACGCACTACTCTAGCCTCGAAAACTTACAAGTTGAAAAAGGTGACACTGTGAAGCAAGGTGATGTCCTAGGAACAGCAGGTATGAGCCTTCTTGACAAAGAAGCACAAGTACACGCACACTTTGAAGTACGTAAGGATGGCGTAGCAGTCAACCCAGAAGAGTACTTCAATAAAACAGTCACTGACATTCCTGCTCAAAAGCAAGAAGTCAACGAAACTCTTACTGATGAAGAAACAGATGCGGACGCAAAAGAAGAAGCTGATGTAGACTCTGATGAAGAGAACGTAAACCCGTCAAGCGAAACCCAAAATGACGACGCTCAACCAAAGGAAAACTCTGTCGAGGATGAAGATCAATCAGGCGCTTAA
- the spoIID gene encoding stage II sporulation protein D — MNQIRFGTPFYLFLIGLLTFILLLPSLIVIPFKNNVQQNASPGKLEKAESEAPIVLNSEVDVSVYKTSAKKIETLPLEDYVKGVVAAEMPADFEIEALKAQALTARTYIIKMLLNPADMNLPEGADVTDAVIHQVFKNDQELQKAWGKDYEWKIKKITQAVKETEGKIITYDGKPIDALFFSTSNGFTQNSEDYWSSSFPYLRSVESPWDKDSPKYFHQQAFPIDVVESKLNVKLADGDGEIGKILSRTKGNYIDTIEINGKKMSGKDIRVGLNLKSSDFTILRKGDEVIFQTRGYGHGVGMSQYGANGMAQDGNNYNQIVKHYYNGVEITDTQAYTSKLTASN; from the coding sequence ATGAACCAAATCCGATTTGGAACACCATTTTATCTCTTCCTAATAGGACTACTTACATTCATACTCTTACTCCCGAGTTTGATCGTCATACCTTTTAAAAATAATGTCCAACAAAATGCATCACCTGGAAAGTTGGAAAAGGCAGAAAGCGAAGCGCCGATCGTCTTAAATTCAGAAGTCGATGTCTCAGTTTATAAAACGTCTGCCAAAAAAATTGAAACATTACCTCTTGAAGACTATGTAAAAGGGGTCGTCGCGGCTGAGATGCCGGCAGATTTTGAAATCGAAGCACTGAAGGCACAGGCGTTGACAGCGAGGACGTATATTATAAAAATGCTCCTGAATCCAGCTGACATGAATCTGCCCGAGGGTGCCGACGTGACGGATGCGGTCATCCATCAGGTATTTAAAAATGATCAAGAACTACAGAAAGCGTGGGGCAAGGATTACGAGTGGAAAATTAAAAAGATTACACAAGCGGTGAAAGAAACGGAAGGAAAGATAATCACCTATGATGGAAAGCCGATCGATGCATTATTCTTTTCTACTAGTAATGGTTTTACGCAAAACTCTGAGGATTATTGGTCGAGCTCGTTTCCGTATTTGCGAAGTGTAGAAAGTCCATGGGATAAGGATTCACCGAAGTATTTCCATCAACAAGCGTTCCCGATCGATGTCGTGGAATCGAAGCTGAATGTGAAATTAGCTGATGGAGATGGAGAAATCGGAAAAATATTGAGCAGAACCAAAGGAAACTATATAGATACGATTGAAATTAACGGCAAGAAAATGAGCGGAAAAGATATCCGGGTTGGATTGAATCTCAAATCCTCAGATTTTACAATTCTCAGAAAGGGCGATGAAGTGATCTTCCAAACGCGCGGCTATGGCCACGGGGTTGGCATGAGCCAATATGGCGCCAACGGAATGGCCCAAGATGGCAACAACTATAACCAAATCGTCAAACACTACTACAACGGCGTAGAAATCACCGACACCCAAGCCTACACAAGCAAACTCACCGCATCGAACTAA
- the murA gene encoding UDP-N-acetylglucosamine 1-carboxyvinyltransferase, translating into MEKIIVRGGRRLEGSVRVEGAKNAVLPVIAASILASKGTSTISEVPALADVYTINEVLRHLNIGAEYSNNQIKVDATRPLKTEAPFEYVRKMRASFLVMGPLLARVGIARIALPGGCAIGSRPIDQHLKGFEAMGAEVKIGNGFIEAKKEGRLQGAKIYLDFPSVGATENIMMAAALAEGTSIIENVAKEPEIVCLANYLNAMGAKVYGAGTGTLRIEGVEEMHGAEHQVIADRIEAGTFMVAAAITGGDVTIENAQNEHLTPLVSKLQEMGVSITETGKGVRIIGPEKLKPVDIKTMPHPGFPTDLQSQMMALLLAANGTSVITETVFENRFMHVEEFRRMNGDIKIEGRSAVINGPAKLQGAEVAATDLRAGAALILAGLIADGYTRVTELQHLDRGYVDFSGKLAALGADVERVKEETESITNENTTQNLKAKA; encoded by the coding sequence TTGGAAAAAATCATCGTCCGTGGTGGTAGGCGGTTAGAAGGCTCCGTCAGAGTAGAAGGGGCTAAGAATGCCGTACTGCCTGTCATCGCAGCATCGATTCTAGCTAGTAAAGGAACAAGCACTATTTCGGAAGTGCCAGCACTTGCCGATGTTTATACGATAAACGAAGTACTACGCCATTTGAATATTGGCGCTGAATACTCGAATAATCAGATAAAAGTAGATGCTACACGCCCATTGAAAACAGAAGCACCTTTTGAATATGTTCGTAAAATGAGAGCATCATTCTTGGTGATGGGTCCATTACTTGCAAGAGTCGGGATCGCACGAATTGCTTTACCAGGAGGCTGTGCAATTGGATCACGTCCGATCGACCAGCATTTAAAAGGCTTTGAAGCCATGGGAGCGGAAGTTAAAATCGGGAACGGTTTTATCGAAGCGAAAAAGGAAGGGCGCTTACAAGGGGCTAAAATCTATTTGGATTTCCCAAGTGTAGGTGCAACTGAAAACATCATGATGGCAGCTGCCTTAGCCGAAGGCACGAGCATCATTGAGAATGTAGCGAAGGAACCTGAAATCGTTTGTCTTGCGAATTACCTGAACGCAATGGGGGCTAAGGTATACGGGGCAGGTACAGGCACACTTCGTATTGAAGGTGTAGAAGAAATGCATGGTGCTGAACATCAAGTCATAGCGGACCGTATTGAAGCTGGAACATTCATGGTTGCTGCTGCAATCACTGGCGGTGATGTGACGATCGAGAACGCACAAAATGAACATTTGACACCACTAGTATCAAAGCTTCAGGAAATGGGCGTCTCTATAACTGAAACAGGAAAAGGCGTTCGTATCATTGGACCAGAAAAGTTGAAGCCGGTTGACATCAAAACGATGCCACATCCTGGTTTTCCAACTGACCTTCAGTCCCAAATGATGGCTTTATTATTAGCAGCCAATGGAACAAGTGTGATTACGGAAACTGTTTTTGAAAATCGTTTCATGCACGTGGAAGAATTCCGCCGTATGAATGGTGATATTAAAATCGAAGGTCGTTCTGCAGTGATCAATGGACCAGCGAAGCTTCAAGGTGCAGAAGTAGCAGCAACAGATTTACGTGCTGGAGCAGCTCTTATCCTTGCAGGTCTTATTGCAGACGGTTACACAAGAGTCACAGAACTACAACATTTAGATCGCGGATACGTTGATTTCTCTGGGAAATTAGCAGCGCTAGGTGCAGATGTGGAACGCGTGAAAGAAGAAACAGAATCGATTACAAACGAAAATACAACACAAAACTTAAAAGCTAAGGCATAA